One window of Papaver somniferum cultivar HN1 chromosome 9, ASM357369v1, whole genome shotgun sequence genomic DNA carries:
- the LOC113312953 gene encoding F-box/kelch-repeat protein At3g06240-like: MSSTLPQDMIIDILTRLPVTSISGFKCVCKSWHDLFNDIQFRKLHYDRINIQKKSNLIKIIAGKGNDLYSIDVYDSGKVSEVVKIVDYPFYNEKYREFDDNLGILGSCNGLVCIRPRFDLICFWNPSTKDHRIVSKVQQTETPSSWCRFGFGYDLNTQDYRLVSFERFMDERRGSQIMVYSLASNSWSTTPYNMPYTLACRARPTSLYFNEALHWLTDDSKVLVGILPGDRGNVWVMEEYGVRESWTKRFTVT, encoded by the coding sequence ATGTCGTCGACACTCCCACAAGATATGATTATTGATATCCTTACGAGGTTACCCGTGACATCCATCTCAGGATTTAAGTGTGTATGCAAATCATGGCATGACCTATTTAATGACATACAATTTCGCAAGTTGCATTATGATCGTATCAATATCCAGAAGAAAAGCAATCTGATTAAGATTATTGCTGGTAAGGGAAATGACCTCTATTCTATAGATGTTTATGATTCAGGAAAAGTATCTGAGGTTGTTAAGATAGTCGATTACCCGTTCTACAATGAAAAGTATCGAGAATTTGATGATAATCTTGGTATTTTAGGTTCTTGTAATGGCTTAGTTTGCATACGTCCTAGGTTCGATCTTATTTGCTTTTGGAATCCATCTACTAAAGACCACAGGATTGTATCGAAGGTGCAACAAACCGAAACGCCATCTTCATGGTGTAGGTTTGGATTCGGTTATGATCTCAATACTCAGGATTACAGGTTGGTGAGTTTTGAAAGATTTATGGATGAACGTCGTGGCTCTCAAATCATGGTCTATTCATTAGCATCAAACTCGTGGAGTACTACTCCTTATAACATGCCGTATACACTTGCCTGTCGAGCACGGCCAACATCGTTATACTTTAACGAAGCTCTTCATTGGTTAACAGATGACTCAAAGGTTCTCGTGGGTATCCTTCCAGGGGATCGTGGCAATGTGTGGGTTATGGAGGAGTATGGAGTGAGAGAATCTTGGACTAAACGATTCACCGTTACTTAA